Proteins from a single region of Synechococcus sp. WH 8109:
- a CDS encoding protochlorophyllide reductase — MSTPGTVLITGSTSGVGLNATCALVKRGWTVITANRSPQRAAAAADELDLPKDRLKHVLMDLGDLDSVRQAADALPERLDAVVCNAAVYKPKLKQPERSPQGYEISMATNHFGHFLLVQLLLGRLQASTHPSKRVVILGTVTANSKELGGKIPIPAPADLGDLSGFEAGFKDPVAMASGKPFKPGKAYKDSKLCNMITTQELHRRLHGDTGITFTSLYPGCVADTPLFRNTPKAFQTIFPWFQKNITGGYVSQALAGERVADVVANPDFAESGVHWSWGNRQKKDGQQFSQELSDKATDPETARRVWELSMKLVGL, encoded by the coding sequence ATGTCCACGCCCGGCACCGTTCTGATCACCGGCAGCACCTCCGGTGTGGGCCTGAATGCCACCTGCGCCTTGGTGAAGCGGGGTTGGACGGTGATCACGGCGAACCGCAGCCCGCAGCGTGCCGCGGCAGCGGCGGATGAGCTGGATCTCCCGAAAGACCGGCTCAAGCACGTGTTGATGGATCTGGGTGATCTCGACAGTGTGCGTCAGGCGGCGGATGCCTTGCCCGAGCGATTGGATGCCGTGGTCTGCAATGCAGCCGTGTACAAGCCGAAGCTGAAGCAGCCGGAGCGTTCGCCCCAGGGCTACGAGATCTCGATGGCCACCAACCACTTCGGCCATTTCCTGCTGGTGCAGCTGCTCTTGGGTCGGCTCCAGGCCTCCACTCACCCCTCCAAGCGGGTGGTGATCCTGGGTACCGTAACGGCGAACTCCAAGGAGCTGGGGGGGAAGATTCCGATCCCTGCGCCGGCAGATCTGGGGGACCTCTCAGGTTTTGAGGCCGGGTTCAAAGACCCAGTCGCCATGGCCAGTGGCAAGCCGTTCAAGCCCGGCAAGGCCTACAAAGACAGCAAGCTCTGCAACATGATCACCACCCAGGAGCTTCATCGCCGTCTTCACGGGGACACGGGGATCACCTTCACGTCGCTCTACCCGGGCTGTGTGGCTGATACCCCGTTGTTCCGCAACACCCCCAAGGCCTTCCAGACGATCTTCCCCTGGTTTCAGAAAAACATCACCGGCGGCTATGTCTCCCAGGCCCTGGCGGGAGAACGGGTGGCTGATGTGGTGGCCAATCCCGACTTTGCCGAATCCGGGGTGCACTGGAGCTGGGGCAACCGCCAGAAGAAGGATGGTCAGCAGTTCAGCCAGGAACTGTCGGACAAGGCCACAGATCCAGAAACAGCCCGCCGGGTGTGGGAGCTTTCGATGAAACTCGTTGGCCTTTGA
- a CDS encoding non-canonical purine NTP pyrophosphatase yields the protein MEALICWPSLALQLTIATGNPTKVAEIEAMLGPLPINVQRQPDDLDVEETGSTYRENAELKASAAALRTNGWALADDSGLEVDSLQCAPGLFSARYAEGNDAKIQRILSELGASLYRSACFRSTMVLCDPTGNCRAAAEGICWGELLNAPAYPDGGFESLLWVREARCTYGELNPAQLSRLGSRGKAARALAPQLRQLLGLN from the coding sequence ATGGAGGCCCTCATTTGTTGGCCTTCCTTGGCGCTTCAGCTCACCATTGCCACGGGCAACCCCACAAAGGTTGCTGAAATCGAGGCCATGCTGGGTCCACTCCCAATCAACGTTCAGCGTCAACCAGACGATCTAGACGTTGAGGAAACGGGCAGTACCTACCGTGAAAACGCCGAGCTGAAGGCCTCTGCGGCAGCACTGCGAACCAACGGTTGGGCGCTAGCAGACGATTCAGGACTTGAAGTCGACTCACTTCAATGCGCACCTGGACTGTTCTCCGCCAGGTATGCCGAAGGCAACGACGCAAAAATTCAGAGAATTCTTTCGGAGTTGGGCGCGTCCCTCTACCGCAGCGCCTGCTTCCGCAGCACGATGGTGCTGTGCGACCCCACAGGGAACTGCCGAGCGGCGGCAGAGGGCATTTGCTGGGGTGAGCTCCTCAACGCACCGGCCTACCCAGATGGCGGCTTTGAATCCTTGCTCTGGGTGCGTGAAGCCCGTTGCACGTACGGCGAACTAAACCCGGCACAACTCAGCCGACTGGGCAGTCGCGGCAAAGCAGCACGGGCTCTGGCACCTCAATTGCGCCAACTTCTTGGCCTGAACTGA
- the bchL gene encoding ferredoxin:protochlorophyllide reductase (ATP-dependent) iron-sulfur ATP-binding protein, giving the protein MTTTLTRPADGEGSVQVHQDPEMNIQEETLVIAVYGKGGIGKSTTSSNLSAAFSKLGKRVLQIGCDPKHDSTFTLTHKMVPTVIDILEEVDFHSEELRPEDFVFTGFNGVQCVESGGPPAGTGCGGYVTGQTVKLLKEHHLLEDTDVVIFDVLGDVVCGGFAAPLQHANYCLIVTANDFDSIFAMNRIVQAIQAKAKNYKVRLGGVVANRSADTDQIDKFNDRTGLRTMAHFRDVDAIRRSRLKKCTIFEMDDADEAVQAVQNEYLRLAQNMLDKVEPLEATSLKDREIFDLLGFD; this is encoded by the coding sequence ATGACCACGACTCTGACGCGACCAGCGGACGGCGAAGGCAGCGTGCAGGTCCACCAGGACCCGGAAATGAACATCCAGGAGGAGACCCTGGTGATCGCGGTTTATGGCAAAGGCGGGATCGGCAAATCGACCACCTCCTCGAACTTGTCAGCCGCCTTTTCCAAGCTGGGCAAACGGGTGCTTCAGATCGGCTGCGACCCCAAGCACGACAGCACCTTCACCCTCACCCACAAGATGGTGCCGACGGTGATCGACATTCTCGAGGAGGTGGACTTCCACAGCGAAGAGCTGCGGCCTGAGGATTTCGTCTTCACCGGCTTCAACGGGGTGCAGTGCGTCGAAAGCGGCGGCCCACCGGCGGGCACGGGCTGCGGTGGCTACGTGACTGGGCAGACCGTGAAGCTGCTCAAGGAACACCATCTATTGGAAGACACCGATGTGGTGATCTTTGATGTGCTCGGCGATGTGGTGTGTGGTGGTTTCGCCGCCCCGCTGCAGCACGCCAACTATTGCCTGATCGTTACGGCCAACGATTTCGATTCGATCTTCGCGATGAATCGCATCGTTCAGGCAATTCAAGCCAAAGCCAAGAACTACAAGGTGCGGCTTGGTGGCGTTGTTGCGAACCGCTCGGCAGACACCGATCAGATCGACAAGTTCAACGATCGCACCGGCCTGCGCACCATGGCCCATTTCAGGGATGTGGATGCCATCCGGCGATCCCGACTGAAGAAATGCACCATCTTTGAAATGGATGATGCCGATGAAGCCGTGCAAGCGGTGCAGAACGAATATCTGCGGCTGGCCCAGAACATGCTCGACAAGGTGGAGCCGCTCGAGGCCACTTCCCTCAAAGACCGCGAAATCTTCGACCTGCTGGGATTCGATTGA
- a CDS encoding ferredoxin:protochlorophyllide reductase (ATP-dependent) subunit N, with product MAGPTLLKESGPREVFCGLTSIVWLHRRMPDAFFLVVGSRTCAHLIQSAAGVMIFAEPRFGTAILSERDLAGLADAHDELDRVCKELLQRRPEIRTLFLVGSCPSEVIKLDLARAAERLNEELYGQVRVVNYSGSGIETTFTQGEDGALAALVPLLPASDERQLLLAGTLADAVEDRQMHLFKRMGIETIHSLPPRQSTDLPGVGAGTTVLLTQPFLTETARLLSDRGATVLTAPFPLGAEGSRRWMEAAADDFHLPNERVAAVLDPLMKRAESALARHRAVLEGKRIFLLPESQLELPLARFLQRECGMELVEVGTPYLNREQMAAELALLPDDVPVMEGQHVEQQLDRVRASQPDLVVCGMGLANPLEAEGIATKWSIELVFSPIHGIDQAGDLAELFSRPLHRRQLIRPGLHPSNPDTPVHA from the coding sequence ATGGCCGGGCCAACGCTGCTGAAAGAATCGGGGCCGCGCGAGGTGTTCTGCGGCCTCACATCGATTGTGTGGCTGCATCGGCGCATGCCCGATGCCTTTTTTCTTGTAGTGGGATCACGCACCTGCGCCCATCTGATTCAAAGCGCTGCAGGGGTGATGATTTTCGCCGAACCACGTTTCGGCACAGCCATTCTCAGCGAGCGAGATCTGGCTGGCCTCGCGGATGCCCACGACGAACTCGACCGGGTCTGCAAGGAGCTGCTGCAACGTCGCCCCGAAATCCGCACGCTGTTTTTGGTGGGGTCCTGCCCCAGCGAAGTGATCAAACTGGATTTGGCCCGGGCCGCCGAACGGCTCAACGAAGAGCTGTACGGCCAGGTGCGGGTGGTGAACTACTCCGGCAGCGGCATTGAAACCACGTTCACCCAGGGAGAAGATGGGGCGCTCGCGGCGCTCGTGCCTCTGCTCCCCGCCAGCGATGAGCGGCAGTTGCTGCTGGCGGGGACCCTCGCCGATGCCGTGGAAGACAGGCAGATGCACCTCTTCAAGCGGATGGGCATCGAGACGATACACAGCCTGCCGCCCCGGCAATCGACCGACCTGCCAGGGGTGGGAGCGGGAACCACAGTGCTGCTCACCCAACCCTTTCTCACTGAAACCGCTCGCCTGCTAAGCGACCGCGGCGCCACGGTGCTCACGGCCCCATTCCCTCTGGGGGCAGAGGGAAGTCGCCGCTGGATGGAGGCTGCTGCTGATGACTTCCATCTCCCCAATGAGAGGGTCGCTGCCGTGCTCGATCCGTTGATGAAGCGGGCCGAGAGCGCCCTGGCCCGCCATCGCGCCGTGCTGGAAGGCAAGCGGATCTTTCTGCTTCCCGAATCCCAGCTGGAACTGCCCCTGGCCCGGTTTCTGCAACGGGAATGCGGCATGGAGCTGGTGGAGGTGGGCACGCCTTATCTGAACCGTGAACAGATGGCTGCCGAGCTGGCCTTGCTCCCCGATGACGTCCCGGTGATGGAGGGACAACACGTGGAGCAACAGCTCGACCGGGTTCGCGCCAGCCAGCCCGACCTGGTGGTGTGCGGGATGGGCCTGGCCAATCCCTTGGAAGCCGAAGGCATCGCCACCAAATGGTCGATCGAATTGGTGTTCAGCCCGATTCACGGCATCGACCAAGCCGGTGACCTGGCGGAACTGTTTTCCCGGCCGTTGCATCGCCGGCAATTGATTCGCCCAGGTCTACATCCGAGTAACCCCGACACCCCCGTGCACGCCTGA
- a CDS encoding microcompartment protein: MTRFASFDARERRRGGSALVTGTEVTSQQGGASCVVTTDSESPRLLRQNSHVQSIELRTHVFIDSLQPQLAAYMGTVSQGFLPIPGDACLWMEVSPGMAVHRVTDIALKASNVRLGQMVVERAFGSMALYHRDQSTVLHSGDVVLEAIGSTIEQRSPADVSWTEVIRAITPDHAVLINRQNRRGSMIEAGMSMFILETEPAGYVLIAANEAEKASNITLVDVKAVGAFGRLTLVGREGDVEEAAAAAMRAIDHVNRNARSL, encoded by the coding sequence ATGACCCGTTTTGCCAGCTTCGATGCTCGGGAGCGGCGACGCGGCGGTAGTGCTCTCGTCACCGGGACTGAGGTGACCTCCCAGCAGGGCGGGGCAAGTTGTGTTGTCACGACTGATTCTGAGTCACCCAGGCTGCTTCGCCAAAACAGCCATGTGCAGTCGATCGAACTGCGCACGCATGTCTTCATCGACTCCCTTCAGCCCCAACTTGCGGCCTACATGGGGACAGTGAGTCAAGGATTCCTGCCCATTCCAGGAGACGCCTGCCTCTGGATGGAGGTTTCACCGGGCATGGCGGTTCATCGCGTGACCGACATTGCGCTGAAAGCCAGCAATGTTCGCCTCGGCCAGATGGTGGTGGAGCGGGCTTTTGGCTCGATGGCTCTTTATCACCGTGACCAGAGCACTGTTCTCCATTCCGGGGATGTGGTGCTGGAAGCGATCGGCAGCACCATTGAGCAGCGTTCTCCAGCGGACGTGAGCTGGACCGAAGTCATTCGAGCGATCACTCCGGACCATGCCGTGTTGATCAACCGCCAGAACCGACGCGGTTCCATGATTGAGGCGGGAATGAGCATGTTCATCCTGGAGACTGAGCCGGCTGGATATGTCTTGATTGCTGCCAACGAGGCTGAAAAAGCCTCCAACATCACTTTGGTGGACGTGAAAGCGGTGGGTGCTTTTGGACGCCTCACTCTGGTGGGGCGGGAAGGTGATGTTGAGGAAGCGGCGGCAGCTGCGATGCGCGCCATCGACCATGTCAATCGAAATGCACGATCGCTTTGA
- a CDS encoding ferredoxin:protochlorophyllide reductase (ATP-dependent) subunit B has protein sequence MQLTLWTYEGPPHVGAMRIAASMHGVHYVLHAPQGDTYADLLFTMIERRGQRPPVTYTTFQARDLGGDTAELVKRHVREAVDRFQPDALLVGESCTAELIQDQPGALAQGMELTMPVVNLELPAYSKKENWGAAETFYQLIRNLLKAQAPTDINHDPKAWQQEGRRPRVNLLGPSLLGFRCRDDVLEVQKLLTLHGIDVGVVAPLGAGVEDLKRIPDADLNVCLYPEVAESTCSWLERNFGIPFSRTVPIGVGATHDFLVEVHSLLGMEAPAPDEGYKRSRLPWYSESVDSTYLTGKRVFIFGDGSHALAAARICSEELGFTVVGLGTYSREMARPVRAAAKALGLEALICDDYLEVEAAMAEAAPELVLGTQMERHSAKRLGIPCSVISTPMHVQDVPARMSPQMGWEGANVIFDDWVHPLMMGLEEHLIGMFRHDFEFVDGHQSHLGHAGGAGAADSSALSDIPGEGDGALHWTADGEAELKKIPFFVRGKVRRNTEAYARDTGCREISSETLYDAKAHFKA, from the coding sequence ATGCAACTGACGCTCTGGACCTACGAAGGGCCACCCCATGTGGGGGCCATGCGCATCGCCGCCTCGATGCACGGCGTGCACTACGTGCTCCATGCCCCCCAAGGGGACACTTACGCCGACCTGCTATTCACGATGATTGAGCGGCGCGGGCAACGACCGCCGGTCACCTACACCACATTCCAGGCCAGGGATCTGGGGGGTGACACCGCAGAACTGGTGAAACGGCATGTACGCGAAGCCGTGGACCGCTTCCAACCCGATGCCCTTCTGGTGGGTGAAAGCTGCACCGCAGAGTTGATTCAGGATCAACCGGGCGCCCTGGCCCAGGGCATGGAGCTGACCATGCCGGTCGTGAATCTTGAGCTGCCGGCCTACAGCAAAAAGGAGAACTGGGGAGCTGCGGAGACCTTTTATCAATTAATCCGCAACCTGCTCAAGGCGCAGGCCCCCACAGACATCAACCATGACCCCAAGGCGTGGCAACAGGAGGGGCGTCGACCTCGGGTGAACCTGTTGGGTCCATCGCTGCTCGGTTTCCGCTGCCGCGACGACGTACTGGAAGTGCAGAAGCTGCTCACCTTGCACGGCATCGATGTGGGTGTGGTGGCGCCCCTGGGTGCAGGAGTGGAGGATCTGAAGCGGATCCCCGATGCCGATCTGAACGTTTGCCTCTATCCGGAGGTGGCCGAATCCACCTGCAGCTGGCTGGAGCGCAACTTCGGGATTCCCTTCAGCCGAACGGTGCCGATCGGGGTGGGCGCGACCCACGATTTCCTGGTGGAGGTGCACAGTCTGCTGGGGATGGAGGCACCCGCTCCAGATGAGGGATACAAGCGCTCACGCCTGCCATGGTATTCGGAATCCGTGGACTCCACTTATCTCACCGGCAAGCGGGTGTTCATCTTTGGCGACGGCAGCCATGCCCTCGCCGCAGCAAGAATCTGCAGTGAAGAACTGGGCTTCACTGTGGTGGGGCTGGGCACCTACAGCCGGGAGATGGCCAGGCCCGTACGGGCGGCCGCCAAGGCCCTGGGCCTGGAGGCATTGATCTGTGACGACTACCTAGAAGTGGAAGCCGCCATGGCCGAAGCGGCACCGGAACTGGTGCTGGGAACCCAAATGGAGCGCCACAGCGCCAAGCGTCTGGGGATTCCCTGCTCCGTGATCAGCACACCGATGCACGTGCAGGACGTGCCCGCCCGGATGAGCCCCCAGATGGGCTGGGAAGGGGCAAACGTGATCTTCGACGACTGGGTGCACCCGCTGATGATGGGGCTCGAGGAACACCTGATCGGCATGTTCCGCCACGACTTCGAATTCGTGGATGGCCACCAAAGCCACCTCGGCCATGCCGGTGGTGCCGGCGCCGCCGACAGTTCCGCCTTGAGTGATATCCCCGGGGAGGGCGACGGTGCCCTGCATTGGACAGCCGATGGGGAAGCCGAACTGAAGAAAATTCCCTTTTTCGTGCGGGGCAAAGTGCGACGCAACACCGAGGCGTATGCCCGCGATACTGGCTGCCGGGAGATCAGCAGCGAAACGCTGTATGACGCCAAAGCCCACTTCAAGGCATGA
- the psaM gene encoding photosystem I reaction center subunit XII, translating to METVLSAPEVFIALVVAAHAAVLALRLSISLYEA from the coding sequence ATGGAAACCGTTCTGTCTGCACCTGAGGTGTTCATTGCCCTCGTGGTGGCTGCCCATGCCGCTGTTCTGGCTCTTCGTCTATCCATCAGCCTTTACGAGGCCTGA
- a CDS encoding CRR6 family NdhI maturation factor, whose product MDPVLIDAPAIRALDLRPLEIWSTQPLDALLSQGPVLELRFDWPRAQDDPRELPECPEPRLWALRADARYPWLPLLLERDQGSLIRHVALVVPHSFSRSEGLRFDPEALEPWVTHRLMVLDDLCQRELGRPMRGNLSQMAAALGYELDAGFWSLMS is encoded by the coding sequence ATGGATCCGGTTCTGATCGATGCCCCTGCCATCCGCGCGTTGGATCTACGGCCGCTGGAGATCTGGAGCACTCAGCCGCTGGATGCACTGCTCAGTCAGGGGCCGGTGCTCGAGCTTCGTTTCGATTGGCCCCGGGCGCAGGATGACCCACGCGAACTGCCGGAATGCCCCGAGCCTCGGCTCTGGGCCCTCCGGGCCGACGCGCGCTACCCCTGGCTGCCGCTGTTGCTTGAACGCGACCAGGGCAGCCTGATTCGCCATGTGGCCCTGGTGGTGCCCCACAGCTTCAGCCGCAGCGAAGGCCTGCGTTTTGACCCGGAAGCCTTGGAGCCCTGGGTAACGCATCGATTGATGGTGTTGGACGACCTCTGCCAGCGAGAGCTCGGACGCCCGATGCGGGGCAACCTCTCCCAGATGGCTGCAGCCCTGGGCTATGAGCTGGATGCGGGATTTTGGAGCCTGATGAGCTGA